Proteins encoded in a region of the Isosphaeraceae bacterium EP7 genome:
- a CDS encoding protein phosphatase 2C domain-containing protein → MSVEPMQQATLPSTGGGDTAITGVSPRMRVRAETLSHAGRVRSNNEDHFLVATLAKSLYVQQTSLCKTDPLRFSREEGYLMVVADGMGGAVAGERASALAIESVETFVLESLKWFMHQRTGAEENSLIRELREGLSGADRAVTDAAEADRNLEGMGTTLTMVYAVGDEMAILHAGDSRAYLFRAGALEQLTRDHTVVQEMVEEGLISAEDARTHRKRHVITNVVGGPSRGVEAEVRTLKLRVGDRILLCSDGLNEPLRDFEIAAILQAEPEIGPACKRLIDAALDGGAPDNVTVIVARVDAA, encoded by the coding sequence ATGTCTGTCGAGCCGATGCAGCAGGCGACCCTCCCGTCGACGGGCGGCGGCGACACGGCGATCACGGGCGTGAGCCCGCGGATGAGGGTGCGCGCCGAGACGCTGAGCCACGCGGGGCGGGTCCGATCCAACAATGAAGATCATTTCCTGGTCGCCACGCTGGCCAAGAGCCTGTACGTGCAGCAGACCAGCCTGTGCAAGACCGACCCCCTGCGGTTCTCGCGCGAGGAGGGCTACCTGATGGTGGTGGCCGACGGCATGGGCGGGGCCGTGGCCGGCGAGCGGGCCAGCGCGCTGGCGATCGAGAGCGTCGAGACGTTCGTGCTGGAATCGCTGAAGTGGTTCATGCACCAGCGCACCGGTGCGGAGGAGAACTCCCTGATCCGCGAGCTGCGCGAGGGCCTGAGCGGGGCCGACCGCGCGGTGACCGACGCGGCCGAGGCCGACCGCAACCTGGAGGGGATGGGGACCACGCTGACGATGGTCTACGCCGTGGGCGATGAGATGGCGATCCTGCACGCGGGCGACTCGCGGGCCTACCTGTTCCGCGCGGGCGCGCTGGAGCAATTGACTCGCGATCATACGGTGGTGCAGGAGATGGTCGAGGAGGGCCTGATCTCGGCCGAGGACGCGCGGACGCACCGCAAGCGGCACGTGATCACGAACGTGGTGGGCGGCCCGTCTCGGGGGGTCGAGGCCGAGGTGCGGACCCTGAAGCTGAGGGTGGGCGACCGGATCCTGCTCTGCTCCGACGGCCTGAACGAGCCCTTGCGCGACTTCGAGATCGCCGCGATCTTGCAGGCGGAACCGGAGATTGGCCCCGCCTGCAAGCGGCTGATCGACGCGGCGCTCGACGGCGGGGCACCCGACAACGTGACGGTCATCGTGGCGCGGGTCGACGCCGCCTGA
- a CDS encoding tetratricopeptide repeat protein has protein sequence MVRRAYWPALALVASLGAGVVGAQEPSADDPRTALEFIQGLRDRRYHDLAVEAVERLRGQADLPPEIKSVLDYELGRTLLDEASSAADLEQRSKLLDQARGRLDAFTKAEPNHPKASEALVQLARLLVERGHLSVLLGEDSGTPAAKEAKLAEARGSFVQARATYDAANKILGAAYATFPKFLPAGDARIKARDLALNAMIQGQLQRALVDYEEAQTYPPKDKRRDDLMEKSRVAFEAIYKDHRTELAGLYARMWQGKCYEERGDLGEAMGVYNELMQHDDPLLKPLQRQVGYFRILVMAKRNEHALAADEAVRWLQAYPTERRSPEGIGVQLAKARSIAAQLPDLKESDREAATKLVVEALTEVVRYASPHKAEAVELLKKYRTQPNLTPAAVAGLSYEAAMGAAEEALASQDYDRASTLLRAAIRKADPAKQPDLANRARYLLAFAAYQSKHYYESFLLADHLARRYPKFDLSAKATEIGMAALRAAYNTYNQVDRASDLDRLVEFAAYTAETWPDVDQGDNGRMALGEVHLSRGKYPDAAAAFESVRKDSSRWPEAQSSAGDAHWKQALTIRAKGDPTSTAANPDVDAESKKAVDALLASLAARKTAGVPVTDAGFLETACVLGDVYLGTDRAKEAVELLQPLAAALATPAADDKPAEADASRAKVLALTMRAYIALGQLERALVLLKPLESASAGGASITQFYFRLGQLLQKEMLAQERKNDAMGLKRTRDAYQRMLDALLASKAGQSYDSLQWAGDAMLSIDRPKEASAIFDRILKTYEADPAFKARPGFEKLLLRTKLRQSEALRGQKDFDGAAAGVAALIKQNPRALEPRIEQARLLEDRALAGKGSWDKALTAWQILGAQLRSATPKPAEYFDVWYHVAFVLWKKDDKAKAVQTLKAIMRTSPTLGSPEMKTRYDELLRQIGN, from the coding sequence ATGGTTCGTCGTGCGTATTGGCCGGCCCTGGCCCTGGTTGCGTCGCTCGGGGCGGGGGTGGTCGGGGCCCAGGAGCCCTCGGCGGACGACCCCAGGACGGCGCTGGAGTTCATCCAGGGGTTGCGGGACCGCAGGTACCACGATTTAGCCGTCGAGGCCGTCGAGCGATTGCGGGGGCAGGCCGATTTGCCGCCCGAGATCAAGTCGGTGCTCGACTATGAGCTGGGGCGGACCCTGCTGGATGAGGCGTCGTCGGCCGCCGATCTTGAGCAGCGGAGCAAGCTGCTCGATCAGGCTCGCGGGCGGCTGGATGCCTTCACCAAGGCCGAGCCCAACCACCCGAAGGCGTCGGAGGCGCTGGTCCAGCTCGCCCGACTGCTGGTCGAGCGCGGTCACCTCTCGGTGCTGCTGGGCGAGGACTCGGGGACCCCGGCCGCCAAGGAGGCGAAGCTCGCCGAGGCGCGGGGGTCGTTCGTCCAGGCACGGGCGACGTATGACGCGGCGAACAAGATTCTGGGGGCCGCTTACGCGACGTTCCCCAAGTTCCTGCCCGCCGGCGACGCCCGCATCAAGGCCCGCGACCTGGCCCTGAACGCGATGATCCAGGGGCAGTTGCAGCGGGCCCTGGTCGACTATGAAGAGGCCCAGACCTACCCGCCCAAGGACAAGCGGCGCGACGACCTGATGGAGAAAAGCCGCGTCGCCTTCGAGGCGATTTACAAGGACCACCGCACCGAGCTGGCCGGGCTCTATGCGAGGATGTGGCAGGGCAAGTGCTACGAGGAGCGTGGCGACCTGGGCGAGGCCATGGGCGTCTACAACGAGCTGATGCAGCACGACGACCCGCTGCTTAAGCCGCTGCAGCGCCAGGTCGGCTACTTCAGGATCCTGGTCATGGCCAAGCGCAACGAGCACGCGCTGGCCGCCGACGAGGCCGTCCGCTGGCTCCAGGCCTACCCCACCGAGCGCCGGAGCCCCGAGGGGATCGGCGTCCAGCTCGCCAAGGCGCGGAGCATCGCGGCGCAGCTGCCCGACCTCAAGGAGTCGGACCGCGAGGCCGCCACCAAGCTCGTGGTCGAGGCGCTCACGGAGGTCGTGCGGTACGCCTCGCCGCACAAGGCCGAGGCCGTCGAGCTGCTGAAGAAGTACCGGACCCAGCCCAACCTGACCCCCGCGGCCGTCGCCGGGCTGTCGTACGAGGCCGCCATGGGCGCGGCCGAGGAGGCGCTGGCGTCGCAGGATTACGACCGCGCCTCGACCTTATTGCGTGCCGCCATCCGCAAGGCCGACCCCGCCAAGCAGCCCGACCTGGCCAACCGCGCCCGCTACCTGCTCGCCTTCGCCGCGTACCAATCCAAGCATTACTACGAGTCGTTCCTGCTGGCCGACCACCTCGCCAGGCGCTACCCCAAGTTCGACCTCTCGGCCAAGGCCACCGAGATCGGCATGGCCGCGCTGCGAGCCGCCTACAACACCTACAACCAGGTCGACCGCGCCTCCGACCTCGACCGGCTCGTCGAGTTCGCCGCCTACACCGCCGAGACCTGGCCCGACGTCGACCAGGGGGACAACGGCCGGATGGCCCTGGGCGAGGTCCACCTCAGCCGCGGCAAGTATCCCGACGCCGCCGCCGCGTTCGAGTCGGTCCGCAAGGATTCGAGCCGCTGGCCCGAGGCCCAGTCCTCCGCCGGCGACGCCCACTGGAAGCAGGCCCTCACGATCAGGGCCAAGGGCGACCCCACTTCCACCGCGGCCAACCCCGACGTCGACGCGGAGTCGAAGAAGGCCGTCGACGCCCTGCTCGCCTCGCTGGCCGCCAGGAAGACCGCCGGCGTGCCCGTCACCGATGCCGGGTTCCTGGAGACCGCCTGCGTGCTGGGCGACGTCTACCTGGGCACCGACCGCGCCAAGGAGGCCGTCGAGCTGCTCCAGCCGCTGGCCGCGGCCCTCGCCACCCCCGCCGCCGACGACAAGCCCGCCGAGGCCGACGCCTCGCGCGCCAAGGTGCTGGCTCTGACGATGCGGGCCTACATCGCGCTGGGGCAGCTCGAACGGGCTCTCGTCCTGCTCAAGCCGCTGGAGTCGGCCTCCGCCGGCGGCGCCAGCATCACCCAGTTCTACTTCAGGCTCGGCCAGCTCCTCCAGAAAGAGATGCTGGCGCAAGAGCGCAAGAACGACGCGATGGGCCTGAAGCGGACCCGCGACGCCTACCAGCGCATGCTCGACGCCCTGCTCGCCAGCAAGGCCGGCCAGAGCTACGACTCCCTCCAGTGGGCCGGCGACGCGATGCTCTCCATCGACCGGCCCAAGGAGGCGTCCGCCATCTTCGACCGGATCCTCAAGACCTACGAGGCCGACCCCGCCTTCAAGGCCAGGCCCGGCTTCGAAAAGCTCCTCCTGCGCACCAAGCTCAGGCAGTCCGAGGCCCTCCGCGGCCAGAAGGACTTCGACGGCGCGGCCGCCGGCGTCGCCGCGCTCATCAAGCAGAACCCGCGCGCCCTGGAGCCCCGGATCGAGCAGGCCCGCCTGCTGGAAGACCGCGCCCTCGCCGGCAAGGGGTCGTGGGACAAGGCCCTCACCGCCTGGCAGATCCTGGGCGCCCAGCTCCGGTCGGCCACCCCCAAGCCGGCCGAGTACTTCGACGTCTGGTACCACGTCGCCTTCGTCCTCTGGAAGAAGGACGACAAGGCCAAGGCCGTCCAGACCCTCAAGGCCATCATGCGCACCTCCCCCACGCTCGGCTCCCCCGAGATGAAGACGCGCTACGACGAACTCCTCCGCCAGATCGGCAACTGA
- a CDS encoding tetratricopeptide repeat protein, whose amino-acid sequence MTPRRCAWTVLMTLGLAGTALGQAADQIVLIPGSAVKGPGGRVRGQVQSETPAEVKIGLGANTQTVPVDQIQSIVYGGQPAGIALAESREAAGALAEAAELYKKAIAEAGGKPFVVLACQFNQARVLAELALADPTKAAEATALLETFARVGSTSRHLAPALELLARLQLQKGDNDPAEQTVKKLAALPGGADRAAILKGRVLARKGDAEQAIKEFDAIIAAAPEGSAKRRGAQLAKAEGLASLKKYPEAEALLREVIKASAPEDAPAQALAYNTLGDCLLAANQPKAALLAYLRTDILYSKDKEHHPRALAQIARLWRDLKRDDRADEVLERLKQEYPQSSYLSGAARR is encoded by the coding sequence ATGACTCCCCGCCGCTGCGCCTGGACCGTCCTGATGACCCTGGGGCTCGCCGGCACCGCCCTCGGGCAGGCGGCCGACCAGATCGTCCTCATCCCCGGCTCGGCCGTCAAAGGCCCCGGCGGCCGCGTCCGCGGCCAGGTCCAGTCGGAGACCCCCGCCGAGGTCAAGATCGGCCTGGGCGCCAACACGCAAACGGTCCCCGTCGACCAGATCCAGTCGATCGTCTACGGCGGCCAGCCTGCCGGCATCGCCCTGGCCGAGAGCCGCGAGGCCGCCGGGGCGCTGGCCGAGGCCGCCGAGCTCTACAAGAAGGCCATCGCCGAGGCCGGCGGCAAGCCCTTCGTCGTGCTCGCCTGCCAGTTCAACCAGGCCCGCGTCCTCGCCGAGCTCGCCCTGGCCGACCCGACCAAGGCCGCCGAGGCCACCGCCCTGCTGGAGACCTTCGCACGCGTCGGCTCCACCTCGCGCCACCTCGCCCCGGCGCTGGAACTGCTGGCCCGCTTGCAGCTCCAGAAGGGGGACAACGACCCGGCCGAGCAGACCGTCAAGAAGCTCGCCGCGCTCCCCGGCGGGGCCGACCGCGCCGCCATCCTCAAAGGCCGAGTCCTCGCCCGCAAGGGGGACGCCGAGCAGGCGATCAAGGAGTTCGACGCCATCATCGCCGCCGCGCCCGAAGGCTCGGCCAAGCGCCGGGGGGCCCAGCTCGCCAAGGCCGAAGGGCTCGCCTCGCTCAAGAAATACCCCGAGGCCGAGGCGCTCCTCCGCGAGGTCATCAAGGCCAGCGCGCCCGAGGACGCTCCCGCCCAGGCGCTGGCCTACAACACCCTGGGAGACTGCCTGCTGGCCGCCAACCAGCCCAAGGCCGCGCTCCTCGCCTACTTGCGCACCGATATCCTCTATTCCAAGGACAAGGAGCACCACCCCCGCGCCCTCGCCCAGATCGCCCGCCTCTGGCGCGACCTGAAGCGCGACGACCGCGCGGACGAGGTCCTCGAACGCCTCAAGCAGGAATATCCGCAGAGCTCCTACCTGTCCGGCGCCGCCCGCCGCTGA
- a CDS encoding DUF2306 domain-containing protein, which yields MHSHRSIFTGRLLAFLAGILILKVTASIISNYGNYFPPDFASDFLRGRQAHFRGAYRWAFYMHILSGPVSLILGLILVGDMSRARFPTWHRRLGRLQVACVVLLVTPSGLWMAYHAAAGPTAAVGLAALAIATATCALLGLRSAVARRLADHRRWMWRCYLLLCSAVMLRLIGGLATVAGMTAPWVDPLATWLCWLGPLAAFELRERAFAVPHGLTTP from the coding sequence ATGCATTCACACCGGTCAATATTCACTGGGCGTCTCCTGGCCTTCCTGGCAGGCATCTTGATCCTCAAGGTGACTGCAAGCATCATCTCCAATTATGGCAACTACTTCCCGCCTGACTTTGCTTCCGACTTCCTACGTGGCCGGCAAGCCCACTTCCGGGGGGCTTACCGCTGGGCGTTCTATATGCACATCCTGTCCGGTCCCGTCTCGCTGATCCTGGGCTTGATCCTGGTCGGTGATATGTCTCGGGCCCGTTTCCCGACGTGGCATCGCCGTCTCGGACGGCTCCAGGTCGCGTGCGTCGTGCTGCTGGTGACGCCCAGCGGACTCTGGATGGCCTACCATGCCGCCGCTGGTCCGACCGCGGCGGTCGGGCTGGCGGCATTGGCGATCGCCACCGCGACCTGCGCCTTGCTCGGCCTGAGGTCGGCGGTGGCACGACGGCTCGCGGATCATCGCCGCTGGATGTGGCGATGTTATCTCCTCTTATGCTCGGCCGTCATGCTCAGGCTGATCGGAGGGCTGGCGACGGTCGCGGGGATGACCGCTCCGTGGGTCGACCCGCTGGCGACCTGGCTGTGCTGGCTCGGGCCCCTCGCGGCGTTCGAGCTGCGCGAAAGGGCGTTCGCCGTCCCTCATGGCCTCACCACTCCTTGA
- a CDS encoding DUF1559 domain-containing protein has protein sequence MLASFEKDPEFNDNTPKPGSGRRFTLGKLLLTGAIIAILIALLLPANRSAGPAVRRAQCTNNLKQIALALYYYEQEYKALPPAYTMDANGRPLHSWRTLILPYLELKPLYEKIDLSKPWNDPVNASASATELAVFTCPGASHAKSTTTYLAVVGPDGFLVPGRPRRLDEITDSPSSTLAVIEAGEEDAIPWMAPFDNGAATVMRLDPKAKLHHAGGTNVSLVDGSVRFMKANTPAPVRRALLSISGNDNDAIKEW, from the coding sequence ATGCTCGCCAGCTTCGAGAAGGATCCGGAGTTCAACGACAACACCCCGAAGCCGGGCTCCGGGCGAAGATTCACGCTCGGTAAGCTCCTTCTGACCGGGGCCATCATCGCGATCCTGATCGCGCTGCTATTACCGGCCAACCGGAGTGCAGGGCCAGCCGTGCGTCGGGCCCAGTGCACGAACAACCTGAAGCAGATCGCGTTGGCCCTGTATTACTATGAACAGGAATATAAGGCCTTGCCGCCCGCGTACACCATGGACGCAAACGGAAGGCCGCTGCACAGTTGGCGCACGCTGATCCTGCCCTATTTGGAGCTGAAGCCGCTCTACGAAAAAATCGACCTCTCGAAACCGTGGAACGACCCGGTGAACGCCTCCGCGTCCGCGACCGAGCTGGCGGTTTTCACCTGCCCCGGGGCTTCACACGCGAAGAGTACGACGACCTATCTGGCGGTCGTCGGTCCCGACGGATTCCTCGTCCCCGGGCGCCCTCGCCGACTTGACGAGATCACCGACAGCCCCTCGTCGACGCTCGCGGTGATCGAGGCCGGTGAGGAAGACGCCATCCCCTGGATGGCTCCCTTCGACAACGGCGCGGCCACCGTGATGAGGCTCGATCCGAAGGCGAAACTTCACCACGCGGGGGGCACGAACGTGTCCCTCGTCGACGGCAGCGTGAGGTTCATGAAGGCTAACACGCCAGCCCCGGTGCGACGGGCACTCCTGTCGATCTCAGGGAACGACAACGACGCGATCAAGGAGTGGTGA
- a CDS encoding HEAT repeat domain-containing protein — protein MRFLVLLGRAMPIALSLWLIEVVAYAYGIMSVAIVCVALGAVCGLAITVKFRMTLKDAFESARLGMIVGFLGWCVIVAPAMSLIGYEDDTGPRKRREACIAAIRAAMKQAATDGRAPFDALSRPVESALAKLPDHPLDRPLSVAGLLPILDDPDPNVRAQVILALGRFESVSSTILPLLLQQFDAKEPRIRAAATVSLAGMRPWTTALRDRIFEMLTDEIAEVRSAAVTAVGKIAVFLGDGDLERLRGLELEEETKKGLEHLFPEK, from the coding sequence ATGCGATTCCTCGTCCTCCTGGGCCGCGCGATGCCGATCGCCCTATCCCTGTGGCTCATCGAGGTCGTCGCATACGCCTACGGGATCATGAGCGTAGCGATCGTCTGCGTGGCCCTGGGGGCCGTCTGCGGCCTGGCGATCACGGTGAAGTTCCGGATGACCCTCAAGGACGCGTTCGAGTCCGCGAGGTTAGGGATGATCGTAGGGTTCCTGGGCTGGTGCGTCATCGTCGCCCCTGCCATGAGCCTGATCGGCTACGAGGATGACACCGGCCCCCGCAAGCGGCGAGAGGCGTGCATCGCGGCCATCCGAGCAGCCATGAAGCAGGCGGCGACCGACGGCAGGGCTCCGTTCGACGCCCTTTCCCGACCCGTGGAGTCGGCCCTGGCGAAGCTTCCCGACCACCCGCTCGACCGCCCGCTCTCGGTGGCCGGCCTGCTGCCGATCCTCGACGATCCTGACCCGAACGTCCGGGCCCAGGTCATCCTCGCCTTGGGGCGATTCGAGAGCGTGTCGTCCACCATCCTGCCGCTGCTGCTGCAACAGTTCGACGCGAAGGAGCCCCGCATCCGGGCCGCCGCGACCGTCTCGCTGGCCGGGATGCGGCCCTGGACGACGGCGTTGCGGGACCGGATTTTTGAGATGCTCACCGATGAGATCGCCGAAGTCCGATCCGCGGCCGTCACGGCCGTGGGCAAAATCGCGGTCTTTCTCGGGGATGGCGACCTCGAGCGTCTCAGGGGGTTGGAGCTTGAGGAGGAGACGAAGAAGGGCCTGGAACACCTATTCCCCGAAAAATGA
- a CDS encoding DUF1559 domain-containing protein, which translates to MRPDRRARRRGGFTLIEVLVVITIIGLLVALLLPAVQSAREAARRLHCQNNLKQIGLALHGYHDAQGSFPPGFSLDRPESDGYSNGWAWGTRLLDGLEQGTLANALNMNLPFLNVYPNKTVIDTQLSAFLCPSTVERGPFRTGFLPIAVGGIEQLAPAQYIASSGYGKFRGQPGPIGAGDGVFYLNSRVTIPGVADGLSSTLMIGERSRDVADATWVGVPHAGIGFCTTAGWPIKACAPAMFMVLGRTGPSSEIQFIGGIAPNQIPTGSTPNDPGAGADGFRSMHPGACNFLLGDGSVRLIKQTITPAVFRALGSRSGGEVLGADQD; encoded by the coding sequence ATGCGACCGGATCGCCGAGCCCGGAGACGCGGCGGGTTCACCCTGATCGAGGTGCTGGTCGTCATCACGATCATCGGCCTCCTCGTCGCCCTGCTCCTCCCCGCCGTCCAGTCCGCCCGCGAGGCAGCCCGACGGCTGCACTGCCAGAACAACCTGAAGCAGATCGGCCTGGCCTTGCACGGCTACCACGACGCGCAGGGCTCCTTCCCGCCCGGTTTCTCGCTCGACCGGCCCGAGTCCGACGGCTACTCCAACGGCTGGGCCTGGGGGACTCGACTGCTGGACGGCCTGGAACAAGGCACGCTGGCCAACGCCCTCAACATGAATCTCCCCTTCCTGAACGTGTACCCCAACAAGACGGTCATCGACACCCAGCTCTCCGCCTTCCTCTGCCCCAGCACCGTCGAACGCGGCCCGTTCCGCACCGGGTTCCTCCCGATTGCGGTCGGCGGCATCGAACAGCTGGCGCCCGCCCAGTACATCGCCTCGTCCGGCTACGGCAAGTTCCGGGGGCAGCCCGGCCCGATCGGTGCCGGCGATGGCGTCTTCTACCTCAACAGCCGAGTGACGATCCCCGGCGTCGCCGACGGCCTCTCTTCGACTCTGATGATCGGCGAGCGGTCGCGCGACGTCGCCGATGCCACATGGGTCGGCGTCCCGCATGCCGGGATCGGGTTCTGCACGACGGCCGGCTGGCCGATCAAGGCCTGCGCCCCGGCCATGTTCATGGTCCTCGGCCGTACCGGACCCTCCTCGGAGATTCAATTTATCGGAGGAATCGCCCCCAACCAGATTCCCACCGGCAGCACGCCCAACGACCCCGGAGCCGGTGCCGACGGATTCCGTAGCATGCATCCCGGGGCCTGCAACTTCCTCCTGGGCGACGGCTCGGTCAGGCTCATCAAGCAGACGATCACCCCGGCCGTCTTCCGGGCCCTGGGAAGCCGATCCGGGGGCGAAGTCCTCGGCGCCGACCAAGATTGA
- a CDS encoding DUF1559 domain-containing protein encodes MQKTRRGFTLIELLVVISIIAVLIALLLPAVQSAREAARRMQCTNNLKQLGLALHNYNTAVGAFPPGIVTSADYPTTLGSWTVWSPQSMLLPYLEQTPLYNAANFSWACCFDGPIPDAVNSTVYLTRIGPFLCPTDAYAGIEHINSYVGSLGSSTRSYPADGMTNGIFQVYDSNKRSSSVTLAQVTDGSSNTIAFSEALVGTFGKLNNYAGNGMTGVSPYDGKGDFLDPRMNIPGVMQALADCNAWWNSTSVTSTCPTGNCNRGGLKQYGGQLWALGERGYTLFNTVVPPSSQQYPWRICGRTCAGCSPEASNFLNANSNHPGGANYAFADGSVKFIKSTINMQTYWSLGSRDGGEIVSSDSY; translated from the coding sequence ATGCAGAAGACGAGGCGAGGTTTCACGCTGATCGAACTGCTGGTGGTCATCTCGATCATCGCGGTCCTGATCGCGCTCTTGTTGCCCGCGGTGCAGAGCGCCCGCGAGGCGGCCCGGCGCATGCAGTGCACCAACAACCTGAAGCAGCTCGGGCTGGCGCTGCACAACTACAACACAGCGGTGGGCGCCTTCCCGCCGGGGATCGTCACCTCCGCCGACTATCCGACCACCCTCGGGAGCTGGACGGTCTGGAGCCCGCAATCGATGCTGCTCCCCTACCTGGAGCAGACGCCGCTGTACAACGCGGCGAACTTCAGCTGGGCCTGTTGCTTCGACGGCCCCATCCCCGACGCCGTCAACTCCACGGTCTACCTGACCCGGATCGGGCCGTTCCTCTGCCCCACCGACGCTTACGCGGGCATCGAGCATATCAATAGCTATGTCGGCAGCCTCGGTTCCTCGACACGCTCTTATCCGGCCGACGGCATGACCAACGGCATCTTCCAGGTCTACGACAGCAATAAGCGCAGCTCCTCGGTGACCCTCGCCCAGGTCACCGACGGGTCGTCCAACACGATCGCGTTCAGCGAGGCCCTGGTGGGGACCTTCGGCAAGCTGAATAACTACGCCGGCAACGGGATGACCGGGGTGAGCCCCTACGACGGCAAGGGCGACTTCCTCGACCCAAGGATGAACATCCCGGGGGTGATGCAGGCGCTCGCCGATTGCAACGCGTGGTGGAACAGCACCTCGGTCACGTCCACCTGCCCCACCGGCAATTGCAACCGGGGCGGCCTGAAGCAGTACGGCGGACAGCTCTGGGCCTTGGGCGAGCGGGGCTACACCCTGTTCAACACGGTCGTGCCGCCAAGCTCGCAGCAATACCCCTGGCGCATCTGCGGCCGGACCTGCGCCGGCTGTTCCCCCGAGGCGTCCAACTTCCTCAACGCCAACAGCAACCACCCCGGCGGCGCGAATTACGCCTTCGCCGACGGCAGCGTGAAGTTCATCAAGAGCACGATCAACATGCAGACGTACTGGTCGCTGGGCAGCCGCGACGGCGGCGAAATTGTCAGTTCGGACAGCTACTGA
- a CDS encoding sialidase family protein, protein MTPARVPMALLAAGLMVAGLMGADDPAPQPGLISSKFIYDKAPFPSAHASTIAETKSGLLAAWFGGTDEGRPDVGIWTSRDDGQGWTPPVEVAKWDEGGKRLPCWNPVLYQPKGGPLWLFYKAGPTPANWWGMLISSTDDGKTWSAPVRLPDGILGPVKNKPITLKDGTILSPTSFEDKGWRVHFERTNDLGKTWQTVGPVEDDKPWEAIQPTLLVHPNGHIQALSRSQQSKIVECWSPDGGKTWSKLMPTSLPNPDSGIDAVTLADGRHLLLYNPTTKGRTPLNVALSADGQAWKTALILEDKPGEYSYPAVIQTSDGLVHITYTWHRKKIRHVVVDPAKLVTTSP, encoded by the coding sequence ATGACCCCAGCACGCGTCCCGATGGCATTGCTCGCGGCGGGCCTGATGGTGGCCGGCCTGATGGGCGCCGACGACCCCGCCCCGCAGCCCGGCCTCATCTCCAGCAAGTTCATCTACGACAAGGCCCCCTTCCCCTCCGCGCACGCCTCCACGATCGCCGAGACGAAATCGGGCCTGCTCGCCGCCTGGTTCGGCGGGACCGATGAAGGGCGTCCCGACGTCGGCATCTGGACCTCCCGCGACGACGGGCAGGGCTGGACCCCGCCGGTCGAGGTGGCGAAATGGGACGAAGGGGGCAAGCGCCTCCCGTGCTGGAACCCCGTCCTCTACCAGCCCAAGGGCGGACCCCTCTGGCTCTTCTACAAGGCCGGGCCCACCCCCGCCAACTGGTGGGGCATGCTGATCTCATCGACCGACGACGGCAAGACCTGGTCGGCCCCGGTCCGCCTGCCCGACGGCATCCTCGGCCCGGTCAAGAACAAGCCCATCACGCTCAAGGACGGCACGATCCTCTCCCCCACCAGCTTCGAGGACAAAGGCTGGCGAGTCCACTTCGAGCGCACCAACGACCTGGGCAAGACCTGGCAGACCGTCGGCCCCGTCGAGGACGACAAGCCCTGGGAGGCCATCCAGCCGACCCTCCTCGTCCACCCCAACGGCCACATCCAGGCCCTCTCCCGCAGCCAGCAATCGAAGATCGTCGAATGCTGGTCGCCCGACGGAGGCAAGACCTGGTCCAAGCTGATGCCCACCTCCCTGCCCAACCCCGACTCCGGCATCGACGCCGTCACCCTCGCCGACGGCCGCCACCTCCTCCTCTACAACCCGACCACCAAGGGCCGGACCCCCCTGAACGTCGCCCTCTCCGCCGACGGCCAGGCCTGGAAAACCGCCCTCATCCTCGAAGACAAGCCCGGCGAATATTCCTACCCCGCCGTCATCCAGACCTCCGACGGCTTGGTGCACATCACCTACACCTGGCACCGCAAGAAGATCCGCCACGTCGTCGTCGACCCGGCGAAGCTTGTGACCACCTCGCCGTGA